In Scophthalmus maximus strain ysfricsl-2021 chromosome 5, ASM2237912v1, whole genome shotgun sequence, a single window of DNA contains:
- the fzr1b gene encoding fizzy-related protein homolog has product MDQEYERRLLRQINHQNVPTEARLSKCVSASCSPVSVKSGDRFIPTRAGSNWSINFHYANENCRSPSQNHKAKDASSDSSKDTVAYAALLRNELLGAGIEAVPDPHTDDRRHAVLSQDSHSLFRYTVHAKRVPFDSDNEVSPYSLSPLSNKSHKLLRSPRKPARKISKIPFKVLDAPELQDDFYLNLVDWSAGNLLSVGLGACVYLWSACTSQVTRLCDLSVDGDSVTSVCWNERGSLVAVGTHKGYVQIWDATGGRKLTSLEGHSARVGALAWNGEQLSSGSRDRVILQRDIRTPPSAERRLQGHRQEVCGLKWSPDHQHLASGGNDNKLLVWNSSSLLPVQQYSDHLAAVKAIAWSPHQHGLLASGGGTADRCLRFWNTLTGQALQSTDTGSQVCNLAWSKHANELVSTHGYSQNQILVWKYPSLTQVAKLTGHSYRVLYLAVSPDGEAIVTGAGDETLRFWNVFSKTRCTKESKSVLNLFTRIR; this is encoded by the exons ATGGACCAGGAGTACGAGAGGCGGCTGCTCAGGCAGATAAACCACCAGAACGTGCCGACAGAGGCCCGCCTGTCGAAG TGTGTGAGTGCCTCCTGCAGTCCTGTCAGTGTGAAGTCGGGGGACCGCTTCATTCCCACCCGAGCTGGAAGCAACTGGAGCATCAACTTCCACTACGCTAAC GAGAACTGCCGCTCTCCCAGTCAGAACCATAAAGCAAAGGACGCCAGTTCCGATTCGAGCAAAG acacCGTGGCGTATGCCGCCCTGTTGAGGAATGAGTTGCTGGGGGCGGGGATAGAGGCGGTGCCAGACCCTCACACAGACGACCGGCGGCATGCAGTCCTCTCCCAAGACTCTCACAGCCTTTTTAGG TACACTGTCCACGCTAAGAGAGTGCCTTTCGATAGTGACAATGAAGTCTCACCATACTCCCTTTCTCCACTTAGTAACAAGAG TCACAAGCTGCTCCGCTCTCCTCGTAAACCAGCCCGAAAGATCTCCAAGATCCCCTTCAAAGTGCTGGAcgctccagagctgcaggacgaCTTCTACCTCAACCTGGTAGACTGGTCAGCGGGCAACCTGCTCAGTGTCGGCCTGGGGGCCTGCGTCTACCTGTGGAGTGCCTGCACCAgccag GTGACAAGGTTATGTGACCTTTCAGTAGATGGAGACTCTGTCACGTCAGTTTGTTGGAATGAGAGG GGAAGTCTGGTCGCTGTTGGAACCCACAAGGGCTACGTTCAGATCTGGGACGCAACTGGAGGGAGGAAGCTGACCAGTCTGGAGGGTCACTCTGCCCGAGTCG GTGCCCTGGCATGGAACGGGGAGCAGCTGTCGTCGGGGAGTCGCGACAGAGTGATCCTCCAGCGGGACATCCGAACCCCGCCGTCGGCTGAGAGGAGGCTGCAAGGTCACAGGCAGGAAGTATGTGGTCTCAAATGGTCTCCTGACCACCAGCACCTCGCGTCCGGAGGCAACGACAACAAG CTGCTGGTGTGGAACAGCTCCAGCCTGCTACCCGTGCAGCAGTACAGCGACCACCTGGCAGCGGTGAAGGCCATCGCCTGGTCCCCCCACCAGCACGGGCTGCTGGCGTCGGGCGGCGGCACAGCCGACCGCTGCCTGCGCTTCTGGAACACACTGACAGGTCAGGCGCTGCAGAGCACGGACACCGGCTCCCAGGTCTGCAACTTGGCATGGTCCAAACACGCCAATGAACTG GTGAGCACTCATGGCTACTCTCAGAACCAGATCCTGGTGTGGAAGTATCCGTCACTAACGCAGGTGGCAAAGCTGACAGGACACTCGTACAGAGTGCTGTATCTG GCGGTGTCGCCCGACGGGGAAGCCATCGTAACTGGAGCTGGGGATGAGACGCTGCGTTTCTGGAACGTCTTCAGCAAGACGCGCTGCACCAAG GAATCAAAGTCGGTGCTGAATCTCTTCACGCGAATACGATAG